A region of Vibrio chagasii DNA encodes the following proteins:
- a CDS encoding membrane associated secretion system protein yields the protein MSCKQYACSASRQQGSFTVELLFIFVALWGVYLFAADLSYQLLTRAKLDRSSFALVNVIKERTRYFEADVLAGQNLAVTNRELQDMTKVASRMLNTPVDNVAIKIESLTNKSSVAEFTSSKFRSLNCDTDSIVDHAELAPVDKGVVYPLYRVSLCEEESSWFKPFFNSGTGTSIKIASSSIMPGR from the coding sequence ATGAGCTGTAAACAATACGCCTGTTCTGCGTCTCGTCAACAGGGCTCATTTACCGTTGAATTGCTGTTTATCTTTGTCGCGCTGTGGGGTGTTTATCTTTTTGCTGCTGATTTGAGTTATCAACTGCTCACGCGAGCAAAGCTCGATAGATCAAGCTTTGCTTTGGTGAACGTTATCAAAGAGCGCACTCGTTATTTTGAAGCGGATGTACTCGCGGGACAAAACTTAGCTGTCACTAATCGCGAGTTGCAAGATATGACAAAGGTAGCCAGTCGAATGCTCAACACACCCGTAGACAATGTGGCAATCAAGATAGAGTCACTGACAAATAAAAGTAGTGTTGCTGAGTTTACTAGCAGCAAGTTCAGAAGCTTAAATTGCGACACCGATTCGATTGTTGACCACGCTGAATTAGCACCGGTTGATAAAGGCGTTGTTTATCCCTTGTATCGGGTAAGCCTTTGCGAAGAAGAAAGTTCTTGGTTTAAGCCTTTCTTTAATAGTGGCACCGGTACTTCCATTAAGATCGCTTCGTCTTCAATCATGCCTGGGAGGTAA
- a CDS encoding pilus assembly protein, giving the protein MKMQHASLRRQEGVAAVWMGLLLVPIMGVTFWAVEGTRYVQETSRLRDSAEAAAIAVTIEDQPDLARNLATQYVENYVRDIKSTNLTAQRFHQAEDEGAGILEYIQYTVNAKTTHDSWFASSFIPSFDEQQDLAGRSLARKYPVYLGDNNIDIVFVSDFSGSMNDRWGSSRHIKIDDLKTAIDQISSKILCTRTKQDYVDGEWKEVCDEPGEDTTGDKLLNRVGFVPFNVRTREIVSGGRANATSQLSYKDNYKPNVSPYSYNDVNWDYWRTYSQNEVLNCASRQSRCPNPKSDNQKYAKRIKDVIYQDSYRVADVYNYVDLPTSVSTMFTDKSGLQPDFYGVNGTDLFNAHGSSNSSQFKNIRLSNKLSDLNPINSMWADGGTAAFQGILRGAQILHDGDPNSSDDEEQQAYNKKIKMLLILSDGQESPNNGILKGLVDRGMCNKAREEIPGLYIGVIGIDFRASQQSGFQDCVVDPNEDIIDVSNLDELIEKIEELIRKGSKTSGITKLY; this is encoded by the coding sequence ATGAAAATGCAGCATGCCAGCCTCCGACGCCAAGAGGGGGTAGCAGCAGTATGGATGGGCCTATTACTTGTACCTATTATGGGCGTGACTTTCTGGGCCGTCGAAGGGACTCGTTATGTGCAAGAAACCAGTCGACTCAGAGATTCCGCAGAGGCAGCAGCGATAGCGGTGACCATCGAAGATCAACCCGACTTAGCTCGTAATCTAGCGACTCAATATGTCGAGAACTACGTGAGGGATATTAAGTCCACCAATCTTACTGCTCAAAGATTTCACCAAGCAGAAGATGAAGGGGCCGGCATTCTTGAATATATCCAGTACACGGTTAATGCAAAGACGACTCACGACTCTTGGTTCGCGAGCAGCTTTATTCCCTCGTTTGATGAGCAACAAGATCTCGCGGGCCGCTCATTAGCGCGGAAGTACCCGGTATATCTTGGCGATAACAACATCGATATCGTCTTCGTGTCGGACTTTTCCGGTTCAATGAATGACCGGTGGGGCTCAAGTCGACACATAAAAATAGACGATTTGAAAACAGCTATCGATCAAATATCAAGCAAGATCCTGTGTACCAGAACTAAACAAGACTATGTCGATGGTGAGTGGAAAGAGGTATGTGATGAACCCGGTGAAGACACGACTGGAGACAAGCTGCTTAACCGAGTTGGTTTTGTACCTTTTAACGTGCGTACAAGAGAAATCGTCTCGGGCGGTAGAGCGAATGCAACCAGCCAGCTGAGTTACAAAGATAACTACAAGCCTAATGTGTCACCGTATTCGTACAATGATGTTAACTGGGATTACTGGCGTACTTACTCCCAAAATGAGGTGCTGAACTGCGCTAGCCGTCAGTCACGTTGTCCAAACCCTAAGTCGGACAATCAAAAGTACGCTAAGCGTATCAAGGATGTGATTTATCAGGATAGCTACCGGGTTGCTGACGTCTACAACTATGTAGATTTACCGACATCAGTATCTACCATGTTTACCGACAAGTCGGGATTACAGCCTGATTTCTATGGTGTGAATGGAACGGATCTATTTAATGCGCATGGATCTTCGAATTCCTCTCAGTTCAAAAACATTCGGTTATCGAACAAGCTTTCTGATTTGAACCCTATCAACTCTATGTGGGCAGATGGGGGCACCGCGGCTTTTCAGGGCATATTAAGAGGGGCACAGATTCTCCATGACGGTGACCCAAACAGCTCTGATGATGAAGAACAGCAAGCGTATAACAAGAAAATTAAGATGTTGCTCATTTTGAGTGATGGGCAGGAAAGCCCTAATAACGGCATTCTAAAAGGGCTAGTCGACAGAGGTATGTGTAACAAAGCAAGAGAGGAAATCCCAGGCTTGTACATAGGAGTCATTGGTATCGATTTTCGGGCCTCTCAGCAAAGTGGTTTCCAAGACTGTGTTGTTGATCCGAATGAAGACATTATCGACGTATCTAACCTAGATGAATTGATTGAAAAAATAGAAGAACTCATCCGTAAAGGCTCGAAAACAAGCGGAATCACTAAGTTGTATTAG